The following coding sequences are from one Virgibacillus necropolis window:
- a CDS encoding TetR/AcrR family transcriptional regulator, with amino-acid sequence MIIMEGGFITDLRQKIIQSSLLLFEKQGFHGVTVNQIVKDVGTSKGGFYHHFTSKDELLFVIHDTFITYVLEKAIIANKTYDSPTKKLQAIIKDFVKVFDLYKPHISVFYQETIYLKPHYETLIKKKRDQFKQLITKAICEGKDANEFRNDLPVEITTMAILGMVNWTYKWYKQDGTKSIEEIGDIYVDLILHTVLRVETLYSTSYEDVLIEKSFFTT; translated from the coding sequence ATGATAATTATGGAAGGAGGGTTTATAACGGATTTACGTCAAAAGATTATCCAATCATCCTTACTTTTGTTTGAGAAACAAGGCTTTCATGGTGTGACAGTGAATCAAATTGTTAAAGATGTGGGAACGTCGAAGGGTGGGTTTTACCATCACTTTACATCTAAAGACGAATTGCTTTTTGTTATTCATGATACATTTATTACATATGTTCTAGAAAAAGCGATTATTGCAAATAAAACGTATGATTCACCAACAAAAAAACTACAAGCAATTATTAAAGATTTTGTTAAGGTGTTTGATCTTTATAAGCCACATATTTCCGTTTTTTATCAAGAAACGATATACTTAAAACCACACTATGAAACGTTGATTAAAAAAAAGCGTGATCAATTTAAACAACTAATCACAAAAGCAATATGTGAAGGTAAAGATGCAAACGAATTTCGTAATGACTTACCAGTAGAAATTACAACAATGGCGATATTAGGTATGGTCAATTGGACATATAAGTGGTATAAACAGGACGGAACAAAGTCAATAGAAGAGATAGGTGACATTTATGTAGACCTCATCTTACACACTGTTTTACGAGTAGAAACT
- the parC gene encoding DNA topoisomerase IV subunit A: protein MSQPEKYLDLPLEEVIGDRFGRYSKYIIQERALPDARDGLKPVQRRILYAMYEDKNTHDNHFRKSAKTVGTVIGNYHPHGDSSVYEAMVRLSQDWKIRNVLIEMHGNNGSLDGDPPAAMRYTEARLSSISSELLRDIDKHTVDFIPNFDDTNDEPVVLPAKFPNLLVNGSTGISAGYATDIPPHNLAEVIDAVIMKIDNPEVNVQDLMTVIKGPDFPTGGIIQGLDGIVKAYETGKGKVIVRGKAKVEQIRGNREQIVIDEIPFEVNKANMVKKMDEFRIDRKVEGIAEVRDETDRTGLRVVIELKKDANSEGVLHYLYKNTDLQVTYHFNMVAIEDKTPKLLSLPKMLDAYIFHQKEVVTRQTTFELKKANERSHILEGLIKAISILDELIVTIRSSKNKADAKKRIIEAYDFSEPQAEAIVMLQLYRLTNTDITSLEKEAEELKKKIAELESILASEKKLFQTIKGDLKKIKKTFADKRRTNIENRIEELKIDIEVMVASEDVLVSTTRDGYIKRTSLRSYAASNGKDFAIKDEDHLVGLYELNTTDKLLLFTNKGKYVYLPVHQMPDIRWKDIGQHLSNIVTLEKDETIINCIPVRDFKKDQYIIFFTRNGMIKRSEWALYDAQRHNKALVALNLKKDDEVVNVHITNGHSDIFVASNTGYGLWFHESDVSPVGQRAAGVKAIQLKEKEQVINGQVFDDLTEPSLVLVTQRGACKRMKLNEFTKTGRAKRGSIMLRELKKKPHRVQGFFVINEQETISFKTDKGEEQSVYPLDLSSSDRLSNGSFVIDTDNQGEVVEVWKETNYRKPFEE, encoded by the coding sequence TTGTCACAACCAGAAAAATATTTAGACCTTCCACTCGAAGAAGTTATAGGAGATCGTTTTGGAAGATACAGTAAATATATTATTCAAGAAAGAGCATTGCCAGATGCGCGTGATGGACTCAAACCAGTGCAACGTCGTATTTTATATGCAATGTATGAAGATAAAAACACACACGATAACCATTTTCGTAAATCTGCTAAAACTGTCGGAACGGTTATCGGTAACTACCATCCACATGGGGATTCTTCGGTTTACGAGGCCATGGTTCGGTTAAGTCAGGATTGGAAAATTCGAAATGTCTTAATCGAAATGCATGGTAACAATGGTAGCCTTGATGGCGATCCACCTGCCGCAATGCGATATACAGAGGCAAGACTATCCAGTATTTCTTCAGAATTACTTCGTGACATTGATAAACACACAGTGGATTTCATTCCAAATTTTGACGATACAAACGATGAACCGGTTGTATTACCAGCAAAGTTTCCTAATCTATTAGTTAATGGATCAACTGGAATATCAGCTGGTTATGCTACTGATATTCCACCACATAACTTAGCTGAGGTTATTGATGCTGTGATTATGAAAATTGATAATCCAGAAGTGAATGTTCAGGATTTGATGACAGTAATTAAAGGGCCAGATTTTCCTACTGGTGGAATTATACAAGGCCTTGATGGAATCGTTAAAGCATATGAAACAGGGAAAGGGAAAGTAATTGTACGCGGTAAAGCGAAAGTAGAACAGATTCGTGGAAATCGTGAACAAATTGTTATTGATGAAATTCCTTTTGAAGTTAACAAAGCTAATATGGTCAAAAAAATGGACGAGTTTCGAATTGATCGAAAAGTAGAAGGTATCGCAGAAGTTCGTGATGAAACAGATCGAACCGGACTTCGGGTTGTTATAGAGCTAAAAAAAGATGCAAATAGTGAAGGTGTTCTGCACTATTTATATAAAAATACGGATTTACAAGTAACCTATCACTTTAATATGGTAGCGATTGAGGATAAAACACCGAAACTATTGTCTCTGCCAAAAATGCTTGACGCATACATTTTCCATCAAAAAGAAGTAGTGACAAGACAAACAACATTTGAACTTAAAAAAGCTAACGAGAGATCCCATATTCTTGAGGGTTTAATAAAAGCAATATCCATTTTAGATGAATTAATTGTCACCATTAGATCGTCTAAAAATAAAGCTGATGCTAAAAAGAGAATCATAGAAGCATATGATTTTTCTGAACCACAAGCAGAAGCAATTGTAATGCTGCAATTGTATCGGTTAACCAATACAGATATTACATCGCTTGAAAAAGAGGCGGAAGAATTAAAAAAGAAAATTGCAGAATTAGAATCTATTCTTGCAAGTGAAAAAAAGTTATTCCAAACGATTAAAGGCGATTTAAAAAAAATTAAGAAAACATTTGCAGACAAAAGAAGAACGAATATCGAAAATAGAATTGAAGAATTAAAAATTGATATTGAAGTTATGGTAGCTAGTGAAGATGTACTAGTTTCTACTACAAGAGATGGTTATATAAAACGAACGAGCCTACGTTCATATGCCGCTTCTAATGGGAAAGATTTTGCCATAAAAGACGAGGATCATTTAGTAGGTTTGTATGAATTAAATACAACCGATAAACTATTGTTGTTTACCAATAAAGGTAAATATGTATATTTACCCGTTCATCAAATGCCAGATATACGATGGAAGGATATAGGCCAGCATTTATCAAATATTGTAACATTAGAAAAAGATGAAACCATTATAAATTGCATACCCGTAAGAGATTTCAAAAAAGATCAATACATCATTTTCTTTACAAGAAATGGAATGATTAAACGCAGTGAATGGGCATTGTATGATGCTCAACGTCATAACAAAGCGTTAGTTGCATTGAATTTGAAAAAGGACGATGAGGTTGTAAACGTGCATATAACGAATGGTCATTCAGATATTTTTGTTGCTTCAAACACAGGATACGGCCTATGGTTCCATGAATCCGATGTTAGCCCAGTTGGTCAACGAGCGGCTGGAGTGAAAGCAATACAGTTAAAGGAAAAAGAACAGGTTATTAATGGTCAAGTTTTTGATGATTTAACCGAACCTTCGTTGGTTTTAGTAACCCAACGCGGTGCATGTAAACGGATGAAGTTAAATGAGTTTACAAAAACAGGTCGAGCTAAACGCGGATCAATTATGTTACGTGAATTAAAGAAAAAGCCACATAGAGTACAAGGTTTCTTTGTGATAAATGAACAAGAAACGATTTCCTTTAAAACGGATAAAGGGGAAGAGCAAAGCGTATATCCATTAGATTTATCGTCAAGTGATCGCTTAAGTAATGGGTCATTTGTTATTGATACAGATAATCAAGGTGAAGTGGTAGAAGTTTGGAAGGAAACAAATTATCGAAAACCGTTTGAAGAGTAG
- the parE gene encoding DNA topoisomerase IV subunit B — translation MVKQPLNYTDDSIQVLEGLEAVRKRPGMYIGSTDNRGLHHLVGEIVDNAVDEALAGYGDTIKVKIHKDNSISVEDSGRGIPAGMHSSGKPTIEVIFTVLHAGGKFGQGGYKTSGGLHGVGASVVNALSEWLEVTSYRDGQIFFQRFENGGKPSGTLENKGSTRKKGSIIHFKPDAAIFSSIVYNFETLSERLREAAFLLKGLKIELVDEREHKIEIYEYPDGLESFVAYLNEEKDTLHPVVSFEGEQQGIEVDFAFQFNDGYSESMLSFVNHVRTKDGGTHESGARTGITRTFNDYARKSGVLKEKDKNLEGTDIREGFTAIVSVRIPEEKLQFEGQTKGKLGTSEARSVVDAVVSEKLSYFLEENPDNAGLLTRKAVKAKEAREAARKAREDARSGKKKRRKDTLLSGKLTPAQSKNPKKNELYLVEGDSAGGSAKQGRDRKFQAVLPLRGKVINTEKAKLEDVLKNEEISTIIHTIGAGVGGDFDIEDVQYNKIIIMTDADTDGAHIQVLLLTFFYRYMKSLIDAGKVYIALPPLYKVSKGKGKNEKIVYAWEDDELKSVLKQFKNGYTIQRYKGLGEMNADQLWETTMDPDTRTLIRVTLEDLARAERRVTTLMGDKVEPRRKWIEGHVKFGMNEDENILENDKIHT, via the coding sequence TTGGTTAAACAACCGTTAAATTATACCGATGACTCTATTCAGGTACTTGAAGGGCTTGAGGCTGTTCGAAAAAGACCTGGTATGTATATAGGGAGTACTGATAATCGTGGATTACACCATTTAGTAGGTGAAATTGTTGATAACGCTGTTGATGAGGCACTAGCTGGTTATGGTGATACAATAAAGGTTAAGATACATAAGGATAATAGTATTTCGGTTGAGGATAGTGGAAGAGGTATCCCAGCTGGTATGCATAGTTCTGGAAAGCCTACAATTGAAGTAATCTTTACTGTCCTGCACGCAGGAGGGAAATTTGGACAAGGTGGTTATAAAACTAGTGGAGGGCTTCACGGAGTGGGGGCTTCTGTTGTTAATGCTTTATCTGAATGGTTAGAAGTTACGAGTTACCGTGATGGACAAATATTTTTTCAACGATTTGAAAATGGCGGTAAACCTAGTGGAACATTGGAAAATAAAGGATCTACAAGAAAAAAAGGATCTATTATTCATTTCAAGCCAGATGCCGCTATATTTTCTTCAATAGTCTATAATTTTGAAACATTATCCGAAAGGTTAAGAGAAGCGGCATTTTTATTAAAAGGATTAAAGATTGAATTAGTGGATGAACGAGAACACAAAATTGAAATATATGAGTACCCAGATGGTTTAGAATCATTTGTAGCATACTTAAACGAAGAAAAAGATACATTGCATCCTGTTGTTTCTTTTGAAGGTGAACAACAAGGTATTGAAGTAGACTTTGCTTTTCAATTTAATGATGGCTATTCAGAGAGCATGCTTTCCTTTGTTAACCATGTTCGAACAAAAGACGGAGGAACACACGAGTCTGGTGCTAGAACTGGCATAACTCGAACCTTTAATGACTATGCACGTAAATCTGGCGTGTTAAAAGAGAAAGATAAAAATTTAGAAGGTACGGATATCCGGGAAGGTTTTACTGCAATTGTGTCCGTACGTATTCCAGAAGAAAAATTGCAATTTGAAGGCCAAACAAAAGGGAAATTAGGAACTTCTGAAGCAAGATCTGTCGTAGACGCTGTTGTTTCTGAAAAACTTTCTTATTTTCTTGAAGAGAATCCCGATAACGCTGGCCTGTTAACACGAAAAGCAGTTAAAGCAAAGGAAGCTAGAGAAGCTGCCAGGAAAGCACGGGAAGATGCACGTTCTGGAAAGAAAAAACGTCGTAAGGATACGTTGTTGAGTGGAAAATTAACACCTGCTCAGTCAAAAAACCCTAAAAAAAATGAATTATATTTGGTTGAGGGAGACTCTGCGGGTGGATCTGCTAAACAAGGTCGCGATCGCAAATTTCAGGCTGTGTTACCACTTCGAGGAAAGGTAATCAATACCGAAAAAGCAAAATTAGAAGATGTCCTCAAAAATGAGGAGATTTCAACAATTATTCATACAATCGGTGCTGGTGTTGGCGGTGATTTTGATATAGAAGATGTTCAATATAATAAAATTATTATCATGACGGATGCTGATACAGACGGCGCACACATTCAGGTTTTACTACTAACATTTTTCTATCGCTATATGAAATCACTTATTGACGCTGGTAAAGTTTATATTGCTTTACCACCTTTGTATAAAGTATCAAAAGGTAAAGGCAAAAATGAAAAAATTGTTTATGCATGGGAAGATGATGAACTGAAGAGTGTACTAAAACAATTTAAAAACGGCTACACGATCCAACGTTATAAAGGTCTTGGAGAAATGAATGCTGATCAGTTATGGGAAACGACAATGGACCCTGACACAAGAACGTTAATCCGAGTAACATTAGAAGATCTTGCTAGAGCTGAAAGGCGTGTTACCACGTTAATGGGGGACAAGGTAGAACCTAGACGGAAATGGATAGAAGGACATGTTAAATTTGGCATGAATGAAGACGAAAATATATTAGAAAACGATAAAATTCATACGTAA
- a CDS encoding CoA-binding protein, translating into MAIENPSNDEVKQVLQESKSIAVVGLSDNPARTSYQISKIMQDKGYKIIPVNPMVDEVLGEKSFPSLLDVDEPIDIINVFRRSEYLPAIAKEAAETTSNVFWAQLGVTNEEAYNYLKERDFTVIMDTCIKVSHAMLIN; encoded by the coding sequence ATGGCAATCGAAAATCCGTCAAATGACGAGGTCAAACAAGTGTTACAAGAATCAAAGAGCATAGCGGTGGTGGGGTTATCAGATAATCCAGCAAGAACGTCCTATCAAATATCAAAAATCATGCAGGATAAGGGATACAAAATTATTCCCGTAAATCCGATGGTAGATGAAGTTCTAGGCGAAAAGTCATTTCCTTCCCTACTTGATGTTGATGAACCGATTGACATTATTAATGTATTTAGAAGATCTGAATATTTGCCAGCAATTGCTAAGGAAGCCGCTGAAACAACATCCAACGTATTTTGGGCACAACTAGGCGTTACCAATGAAGAAGCTTATAACTATTTAAAGGAACGAGATTTCACTGTAATTATGGATACGTGTATTAAAGTATCACATGCGATGTTGATCAACTAA